GCGTCACATTAAAATGTTAACACTTGTAGGTGTTTTTGGGACCGGTTTATTTCTCTCTTCAGGGGGAACTCTAAAGAAGGCCGGGCCTGCTGGTATGTTTCTGGCTTACGTTGTAGTCGGGATAGTGGTGGGTTGCAACCAGATCGCGATTGCTGAGGTGGCTTCATTTATGCCAGCAACAGGGGCAACAATCAGACACGCCGAACAGTTCATTGACGAGTCAGTTGGCTTTACATTCGGTTGGATCTCAACTTATTCTTCGTTGATGCCTGGCGAGCTTTCTGCTACCGCTGTGGTTATGCGCTATTGGACTGATATAAATCCAGCTGTCTGGATTACCATTTTTGGTATTTTATTTGTTCTCACCAACATTTATACCATAAGGTTCTACGGTGAAGTTGAGTACTTTTTTGGTTGGATGAAAATTATTCTGATTATTATTTTGATTGTCACAGGGTTAGTTATAGACCTTGGTGGGGCTAAGCAAGAAAGGCTTGGGTTTCACTACTGGAGAGAACCAGGACCCTTTGCTGAATACATAGTAAAGGGGGAAATCGGCAAATTTGTTGGTTTTTGGGCGGCGCTTTCCTCTGTCGTATATTCATACTCAGGCATTCAGAACATTGCTATTCTGGCTGGTGAAACGAAGAACAGCAGACATGCAATTTTTCATGGAGCCAGAAATGTTTTTCTGCGTATTATTGTTCTATATCTGATTGCTGTTCTGGTTCTCACCCTAATTGTTCCTTATAACGATAAGTTGATTGCGACTGGTACTGGCACTGCCAAGTCAAGTCCTTATGTTATCGCTATTCAGCGAGCAAACATAAAGATCTTACCTCATATTATCAATGCTATCATTCTAACCTCGGCTTGGTCCGCTGGCAATTTAGCCATTGTGGAGGGCTCTAGAAACCTTTTCGCTTTGGCATCCAAGAATCAAGCACCAAAAATCTTCTTGACCACCAACAAGAGAGGAATTCCGTATGTTGGAATTGCCTTCATTTCTGCGTTTCTTCCTTTATCGTATATGTCTGTTTCGAGCTCTTCCGCAAATGTGTTCAGTTGgtttcaagagctcgtgTCTTCAAACACTCTTTTACGCTGGATTTTGATATCGGCTAATCACATCCACATGGATAGAGCCTTAAAGGCACAGGGCTACAGTAGATCTGATCTGCCTCACTCTACATGCCTTGGGCCATTTGCTGCGTGGTTTTCTGGTATCATGTCTTTAATTTTCTTATTAACGGGCGGTTTTTACAACTTTATCCATGGCCATTTTGATATTGAATCATTTTTCACAAGGTATTTCATTATTCCACTCGCTATCATTCTTTTCACAttctggaagcttttcaagaagaccaagTACCTTCGTCCAGCTGAAGTTGATCTAGAATCTATATTTGAGGACATTCGCCAAAATCCTGAAATAACTTTAGCAACTACAACTTGATGGAAGAAAATAATTTAAGTAATATCTCACCAATTTCTAATTTTTAATACCATTCAAGCTCTGTATACAGAAACAACACACCTGACCTTTGATATTGGTTTATGACCATTAGCAGTAGTAAATATCTTTAGTTAAACTCGACGGTTCATTATTGGAGCAATACTGAAggtttgaagaaaaaatcGCATCTCTTCAATAACTCGACAATGATGAAGGCATTGCTAATATCTGGTGATTCAACAGCGTGAAGTTTTGCCGCTTTACGACGCGCTATAGCGCTGTGCTGATTTTTCCGCTGAAATGCTTCTCTACCACCTTTATTCTCAACCTTAGGGCGTTGCACAATTCACTTTACGTTCTCGTCCCAGTGTTTCCTTTACGCGCAGCTGCTTTCGCTCCATTCCTCAGTCTTGTGCCATCATCATTTTTTGTGGAAAGCATGGAGGGTAGTGTGAGTTAAAAAAAATGGGAGATCCGCCCGTATGCAGTTGTTGATTCTGACAAAAACATTTTTAGATGAATAGCGTTGCTTCAGTTTTTGCAACTCTCCAAACTTGCTAAACAAAAGATAATTATTCAATGCACTTCTTTTTAACTGCTATCCTAATGGAAATGGGAGCATCTTAACAATGAATAAGTACACATTACCCTTCTGCTTCACATGTGTATCATTAAGGACCTTtaaaaaaagaacaaagtGACAGTACAGCTTAGCCATCCTTTATGCTCGTCCAGGCTCTTTCGATTTGTTACAACATGTATTACGTCATCAAGATTGTTAGGTTTTGCATCTTCCTACTCTCTTGAATCAGCCAAGtcattatttttgaaagaagcgtCTTCCGCGGTTCAAGCGCACCAAAAAAAGGTGCGGGCATCGAGTCTGGGGATCAATAagcaagcttcaagaatCCCCTTATATTGTTCACACCAAATAACTGAAATGGTTGATATAACTAATGAGCACAAATACccctttttgttttggccAAACGTGGGACGCAAACATCTCAATCTGGGAACATACTACAGGTGCAACTTAAAGGTTTCGATAGCACATAGCTTTTTTCTTAGTTCTTGACCAAGTAGCTATTTGTTGGTGCTACAAATATGCTGCGTGCCCAACGACTACTTACGATAACTTTCTCGATTTCCAGGACAAGTAGCTCTCTATGTTtgcaaatttcaaaattataATTTTTAAACTAAGCGAGTAGGCATAAACTGGTAATGGCTATGAACGATAATTGAATAAACTGATAGATCCATCTCACACATATATTTTTTAGTGCTCAAGCTCCTGGCATGCGAAATTATTATGGATTCTTATTCATGAAGGGCTTCAACAGTACGGAAGTTCTTCCTAATAATCCCACCAATTGCACGTATACAATAACGAGAATGTTCAAATATTTTGTAAAGGCGCCAATCATAGCGCTTTGCTTAATAATTGCTACAGCGATGGTGCTGTTCTTAATAATAGTTTTCGAGCACACATGTATTGCATAGTTATAGGTCAAATGTTTGGGACTTAAATAGCTTATGTGGGCCTCCACTTGTTAGTTTGAATTAAGTCCGTTTCAATCCTTGAGCACCTGCAGTGTTTTAATGTTTTGAATTGCCACAGAGACACAAAACCGAGTTCAAGAGTGAGCTGATAAGGGAATACAGCTTTAATCATGACAAGCAAATTAGCTTAACCCCTAAAAATACAATGTTTAATATTTTGATATGCAGATAAACTCTGCTTGATAATTAAACAGTGGAACAATAGTCCTTACGGGGACTACCTAAAAATTACATTCAATATTCTGAGAATAGGGTAATCTACGTGTCCTGAATTTTCCCACATACGGGTTTaaaaaacaagttttgACTGGGGCTCCGACTATCAGCTCAGATATTACGATGGAAACACAGAGTGCTTACAATAGTGtttcctttcttcaaagaaaagctggaaaaagaaTGACAAAAGGGCCAATTAaacttccaaaaatttAAAGTTCAAACCAGTAACTTCATACATTCGTAATTTTGGCGCATGTCTGCAAGTCTGCGATatcttctgttttgaaTTGGCAGTTGTGGAGCATGATTTGTGGATTTAATCGTAACCACTAAGCGTTGATGGATATTTTTCCGGTTTTAGAAGGAATTGAACGTTTTTGGTAAAACAAAACTGTATGCGAAActataaaaaaattttcaagcacaaACGTTTCTCTAACATAATCTGCGGCAAATAGCTGAGGTTTCTTCGGGGCCCTCATTTCTTTCGAAGGAGCCATACTATAATAATTAAATTGAGAGCCAAAAAGTTAGCCCTGTAGGGGGCTCGAACCCCtaaccttatgattaagagtCATACGCGCTACCgattgcgccaacaaggctaGTGTGTTGGTGTTGTTATGTAACGAATACATCACAATGTTTGTGACATGCATATGACTCGTAGTCAACTTATAAAGTGAGGCACTAACCCAGTCTCACGTAAGTTattgtcagattgtgatcggttAGTTGGTatgtgatagtgccaagttgcataatgacacattggtatgaaatgatacgacacatggacatatcataaatgcgacggatacccaactaAGTACCATAGAAGGTTCACATTAACCGTTCATggtccagatcagaccatAGTGGCTTGGGgaaggtaaggagtggtgccaccagtacgattatcaccttatgattaagactcagccacgtcccagaaat
Above is a genomic segment from Lachancea thermotolerans CBS 6340 chromosome A complete sequence containing:
- a CDS encoding KLTH0A00308p (weakly similar to uniprot|P53388 Saccharomyces cerevisiae YPL265W Dicarboxylic amino acid permease, mediates high-affinity and high-capacity transport of L-glutamate and L-aspartate), coding for MTNEKEELPSGELKKTEAVQVCETYEADSVEPQNANEPEEGVLYNDRTRLKQGLKERHIKMLTLVGVFGTGLFLSSGGTLKKAGPAGMFLAYVVVGIVVGCNQIAIAEVASFMPATGATIRHAEQFIDESVGFTFGWISTYSSLMPGELSATAVVMRYWTDINPAVWITIFGILFVLTNIYTIRFYGEVEYFFGWMKIILIIILIVTGLVIDLGGAKQERLGFHYWREPGPFAEYIVKGEIGKFVGFWAALSSVVYSYSGIQNIAILAGETKNSRHAIFHGARNVFLRIIVLYLIAVLVLTLIVPYNDKLIATGTGTAKSSPYVIAIQRANIKILPHIINAIILTSAWSAGNLAIVEGSRNLFALASKNQAPKIFLTTNKRGIPYVGIAFISAFLPLSYMSVSSSSANVFSWFQELVSSNTLLRWILISANHIHMDRALKAQGYSRSDLPHSTCLGPFAAWFSGIMSLIFLLTGGFYNFIHGHFDIESFFTRYFIIPLAIILFTFWKLFKKTKYLRPAEVDLESIFEDIRQNPEITLATTT